In a genomic window of bacterium:
- a CDS encoding YbaB/EbfC family nucleoid-associated protein, which yields MAAQFGMLQKLQKEMEEVQQALAKMTVEGSAGGGMVTVCASGKQHIVSVKIDPEVVDKDDVEILEDLVTAAVNQALEKSREMANEEMQKIAGGLLGGLPGGLNIPGLGM from the coding sequence ATGGCAGCTCAGTTCGGGATGCTTCAAAAACTTCAAAAAGAGATGGAAGAAGTCCAGCAGGCTCTTGCCAAGATGACTGTTGAGGGAAGTGCAGGGGGCGGTATGGTTACAGTGTGTGCAAGCGGGAAACAGCATATTGTATCTGTTAAAATAGATCCTGAAGTTGTTGATAAAGATGATGTAGAAATACTTGAAGATTTGGTTACAGCTGCTGTTAATCAGGCGCTTGAGAAATCAAGAGAGATGGCAAACGAAGAGATGCAGAAGATAGCAGGAGGTTTGCTTGGCGGCCTGCCCGGAGGATTAAATATTCCCGGATTGGGAATGTAA